The following proteins are co-located in the Leptospira sp. GIMC2001 genome:
- a CDS encoding glutathione S-transferase family protein, protein MQLKIYGDRKSGNCYKIILTTSILKIEHEWIEIDILKNETQTKDFLIMNQNGKVPVLELRDGKYLSESNAIINFLSLGSELIPNDPFDYHKMLEWQFFEQYSHEPYIAVARFISKYLGLPSERFAEYESKQSGGNKALTIMDNHLEQKDFFVGDRISLADISLYSYTHVADEGGFDLGKYPSIQAWLKRIENIDGYVRMYEN, encoded by the coding sequence ATGCAATTGAAAATTTACGGAGATAGAAAATCTGGGAATTGTTATAAAATCATTTTGACTACGTCAATTTTGAAAATTGAACATGAATGGATTGAAATTGATATTCTAAAAAATGAAACTCAAACGAAAGATTTTCTGATCATGAACCAAAATGGCAAAGTGCCTGTTCTCGAATTAAGGGATGGAAAGTATTTATCTGAATCCAATGCGATAATCAATTTTTTATCTTTAGGCAGTGAATTGATTCCAAATGATCCTTTTGATTATCATAAAATGCTTGAATGGCAATTTTTTGAACAATACAGTCATGAACCCTATATTGCCGTTGCTCGGTTTATCAGTAAGTATCTAGGACTTCCATCAGAGCGATTCGCGGAGTATGAAAGTAAACAATCTGGTGGAAACAAGGCATTAACTATTATGGATAATCATTTGGAACAAAAAGACTTTTTTGTTGGAGATAGAATCAGTTTGGCAGATATATCTTTGTATTCATACACTCATGTTGCAGATGAGGGGGGATTCGATCTAGGAAAATATCCATCTATACAAGCATGGTTAAAACGCATTGAAAATATTGATGGATATGTTCGAATGTATGAAAATTGA
- a CDS encoding nitroreductase — MEEFINVEEKAISVAEAIITRHSVREFSQKAIEQSVWDELLNLSKRAPSWKNSQPWKLRILQGKSKNKMAESLVNAAKAGPPSPENPWPENYPADAKRRMFDLGMKIYGVAGIDRKDKAARDQFMLNNFKFFDAPAAIFITTTFDLNFYVGIDIGCFLQTILLSARALGLGTCPQAALGAFPDVVRKELELQPEEKVICGLSIGYPKEESQLNRYHTPREPLENMVQFYN; from the coding sequence ATGGAAGAGTTTATAAATGTTGAGGAAAAGGCGATATCTGTCGCTGAGGCCATTATTACCAGACATAGCGTGCGAGAATTCAGCCAAAAAGCAATCGAACAATCCGTTTGGGACGAATTACTGAATTTGAGCAAGCGAGCACCTAGTTGGAAAAATTCTCAACCCTGGAAACTGAGAATTCTGCAGGGCAAGAGTAAGAACAAGATGGCAGAATCATTGGTTAATGCAGCCAAGGCGGGTCCGCCGAGTCCTGAAAACCCATGGCCAGAAAATTACCCTGCTGATGCCAAAAGAAGAATGTTTGATCTTGGCATGAAAATATATGGGGTGGCAGGAATTGATCGCAAAGACAAAGCTGCACGAGATCAATTCATGTTGAACAATTTTAAATTTTTTGATGCCCCGGCCGCAATATTTATCACAACTACTTTCGATTTAAACTTCTATGTTGGAATCGATATTGGATGCTTCTTGCAAACAATCCTATTGTCAGCACGTGCGCTTGGGCTAGGCACTTGTCCTCAAGCAGCACTTGGAGCTTTTCCTGATGTAGTAAGAAAAGAATTGGAATTGCAACCAGAAGAGAAAGTTATCTGCGGATTGAGCATTGGTTACCCCAAAGAAGAATCACAACTAAATCGCTACCACACACCCCGCGAACCCTTAGAAAACATGGTTCAATTTTATAATTGA
- a CDS encoding STAS domain-containing protein codes for MLKSTIINLQGILSADLGSEFYLETKKLFSEDRYLVLLDAQELKSIDEIGIGFLEKTASAAKNSGSQIAICNLAPSLIKIWNESNLESLIPSFQTRSDAIQHLEQFIHAPSQKNTDPSLVYCPACSVLLRIKNFGNNSCPACGNKFYIQQNGHLTSYEKLA; via the coding sequence ATGTTGAAATCTACAATTATTAATTTGCAAGGGATACTTTCTGCCGATTTGGGTTCAGAATTTTATCTTGAGACGAAGAAACTCTTTTCAGAAGACCGCTATCTAGTTCTATTGGACGCACAGGAATTGAAGTCTATCGATGAAATCGGAATTGGTTTTTTGGAGAAAACTGCGTCCGCTGCCAAAAATTCCGGAAGCCAGATTGCTATTTGCAATTTAGCACCCTCACTTATAAAGATTTGGAATGAATCCAATCTAGAAAGTTTGATTCCGAGCTTTCAGACTAGATCTGACGCAATCCAACACTTGGAACAATTTATCCATGCTCCTTCTCAGAAAAATACGGATCCGAGCTTGGTATATTGTCCTGCATGCTCTGTCCTGCTACGAATCAAGAATTTTGGAAATAACTCATGCCCAGCTTGCGGAAATAAATTCTATATCCAGCAAAATGGACATTTGACTTCTTACGAAAAATTAGCATAA
- a CDS encoding NlpC/P60 family protein, which produces MKFIKSISFFLLIFVVTFNQFSAQISKSKKQELIRYAREMSSKQIKYGETWKPNDRELNYVMDCSNTLLYSYDRIFDVRLPRTSLDQFNYVKKNGKFHASENLINGSGEIDIDKIRKSLQIGDILFWENTYNVSHNPPVSHVMIYLGKNKDGRMKMFGAGSYGSGEQTTNGGIDVYVFDPNRFMGCVKSSTGKCKINGRFIGYGRIL; this is translated from the coding sequence ATGAAGTTTATCAAATCCATTTCTTTTTTTCTTTTAATTTTTGTTGTAACCTTCAATCAATTCTCAGCTCAGATCTCCAAATCCAAAAAACAAGAATTGATTCGATATGCTCGTGAGATGAGTTCTAAGCAAATCAAATACGGAGAAACTTGGAAACCAAATGATCGAGAGCTAAATTACGTTATGGATTGTTCGAACACATTGCTCTATAGCTACGATCGTATTTTTGATGTTAGATTGCCTCGCACTTCTCTAGATCAATTCAATTACGTTAAGAAAAATGGTAAATTCCATGCTTCGGAAAATTTGATCAATGGTTCTGGAGAAATCGATATTGATAAAATACGAAAATCATTACAAATTGGCGATATACTATTTTGGGAAAACACGTACAATGTGTCCCACAATCCGCCCGTTTCTCATGTCATGATCTACCTCGGCAAAAACAAAGATGGGCGAATGAAAATGTTTGGAGCGGGTTCCTATGGATCTGGTGAACAAACGACCAATGGTGGGATTGATGTTTACGTTTTTGATCCAAACCGTTTTATGGGATGTGTCAAAAGCTCAACCGGAAAATGCAAAATCAACGGCCGTTTCATCGGATATGGTCGGATCCTATAG
- a CDS encoding acyl-CoA thioesterase yields MYKEIFIETQVFDLDYNRHVTSRTYENFAYAGRMDLLDSIGLSIHELLKLKYKVIANETTVRFLNQQFAGSKLKVRTSAYQDSSGLIHWNHLIEDKDGKAVCDLKSNSYLMDNKNQPLQVKSLRIDPNNLIDESAGKKIEIDPSQLEYHTLNIQMNTRPEQLTPLTHSIKVPFNDLNIFWTLSSVAVWKFFEEGRFLFFKEVFGIGADMEIDVTTFFMNANIQIFELPEPGTIITMESWIDSIEKIRFYFRQDIRDANGKLLASMRDEQLFVKLSASKPCRVPQEFYDKTKKYRLE; encoded by the coding sequence ATGTATAAAGAAATATTTATTGAAACGCAAGTTTTTGACTTGGATTATAATCGTCATGTGACTAGCAGAACATACGAGAACTTTGCATACGCAGGTAGAATGGATCTTCTAGATTCGATAGGATTGTCAATTCACGAACTTTTAAAATTGAAATACAAAGTTATCGCAAATGAAACCACTGTTCGCTTCCTCAACCAACAATTTGCTGGTTCTAAGTTAAAAGTTCGTACTAGTGCTTACCAAGATTCATCGGGGCTCATTCATTGGAATCATCTAATTGAAGATAAGGATGGGAAGGCTGTATGTGATTTAAAATCGAATTCTTATTTAATGGATAATAAAAATCAACCTTTGCAAGTAAAATCTTTGCGTATAGATCCGAATAATCTAATAGACGAATCTGCTGGAAAAAAGATTGAGATTGACCCATCGCAACTGGAATATCACACGCTCAATATCCAAATGAATACGAGGCCAGAACAATTAACTCCGTTGACTCATTCTATAAAAGTTCCATTCAATGATCTAAATATATTTTGGACGTTATCGTCTGTTGCAGTTTGGAAGTTTTTCGAAGAAGGAAGGTTTTTGTTCTTTAAGGAAGTTTTTGGAATAGGTGCAGACATGGAAATCGATGTAACAACATTTTTTATGAATGCGAATATTCAAATTTTTGAACTTCCAGAACCTGGAACCATCATCACTATGGAAAGCTGGATTGATTCAATTGAGAAAATCCGTTTCTACTTCAGGCAAGACATTCGGGATGCCAATGGGAAATTGCTCGCTAGTATGAGAGACGAACAGCTTTTTGTCAAATTGTCGGCGTCTAAGCCCTGCCGAGTCCCTCAAGAATTTTATGACAAAACGAAAAAATACAGACTGGAATAG
- a CDS encoding ClpXP protease specificity-enhancing factor SspB, producing the protein MDGELTAEELKNIRSFKSELFNLYWERFGTFYLHVLPHPQLKIGNRGLVGEEKESGIILVFGPRAVRNVQSLETELFAELQFGYNWEAVIIPWDSVFRIYDKSQTSLVQLRMLPPVSEDKSEAKSESKAESTKKAVKERMPSEPNDGNVIRVDFGGKKNET; encoded by the coding sequence ATGGACGGCGAACTTACGGCTGAAGAATTGAAAAACATTCGCTCTTTTAAGAGTGAATTGTTTAATCTATATTGGGAACGATTTGGAACTTTTTATCTCCATGTCCTACCGCACCCTCAATTGAAGATTGGCAATCGTGGACTTGTTGGAGAAGAAAAAGAATCGGGAATCATTTTGGTTTTTGGACCAAGAGCTGTAAGAAATGTTCAATCCCTCGAGACAGAACTTTTTGCCGAACTGCAATTCGGATATAATTGGGAAGCAGTAATCATTCCTTGGGATAGTGTTTTTCGTATCTATGATAAAAGTCAGACTTCCCTGGTTCAGTTGAGAATGCTTCCGCCTGTCTCAGAAGATAAGTCAGAAGCAAAATCAGAATCCAAAGCTGAGTCTACCAAAAAAGCTGTAAAAGAGAGAATGCCATCCGAACCTAACGATGGCAATGTGATTCGTGTAGATTTTGGAGGCAAAAAAAATGAGACCTAA
- a CDS encoding TetR/AcrR family transcriptional regulator: protein MSKANKLSTRDRIIQTSKKLFLSQGYGETGLNQIVSEAETVKASLYQHFPSKEELGRCILREYTRENLMLLEGLANRYSNPRDFVKYWCKFLKREAKQHNIHGCAMANFRSQIADKAPDILLDIKDVTSRTLQILEKYLLEAKKKGLISDSINPKVEARLLFSVYEGVMQTWRLTGDSNAIDDLVLIAGRLYSE from the coding sequence ATGTCAAAAGCGAATAAATTGAGTACGCGGGATCGAATCATCCAAACTTCCAAAAAATTATTTCTAAGCCAAGGATATGGTGAGACTGGGTTGAATCAAATTGTATCAGAGGCCGAAACTGTCAAAGCGAGTCTCTATCAACATTTTCCTTCTAAAGAAGAATTAGGAAGATGCATTCTACGCGAGTATACCCGAGAAAATCTTATGCTTCTAGAAGGTCTTGCAAATCGTTATTCAAACCCTCGTGACTTTGTTAAATATTGGTGTAAATTTTTGAAACGAGAAGCCAAGCAGCATAACATCCACGGTTGTGCAATGGCAAATTTTAGATCGCAAATAGCAGATAAGGCTCCAGATATTCTCTTAGATATAAAGGATGTAACATCTCGTACGCTTCAAATTTTAGAAAAATATCTTCTGGAGGCTAAGAAGAAAGGACTGATCTCAGATTCCATCAATCCAAAAGTAGAGGCAAGATTGCTTTTTTCTGTTTATGAAGGCGTAATGCAAACTTGGCGACTTACAGGAGATTCAAATGCCATTGATGATCTTGTTTTAATAGCGGGCAGACTATATTCAGAATAA
- a CDS encoding AraC family transcriptional regulator → MQIESVQLAVAFIEKNYSEKLKLETIAKSSFFSPFHFHRIFQAVTGYTPREYQEKIRLERAAHLLHVSEIPIGDISFEVGYENPETFIRRFKSSFGLSPDKFRKKKNISKLLEAKKTDSKRMAIAQEKLSSPQVVRIEKSIPIISMRHTSSVDKIGKTWKEFVKLINKKRKISKEDNFYGIILNNPDITDDESFLLDACYEFPIDSRDLFQSFINKYIEAGNYLKFRYSSEFKYLDVVYPLIYDGILKADRYRLVDGMIFEKYIQSPIFYREKDCITDIFIPIENL, encoded by the coding sequence ATGCAGATCGAATCGGTCCAACTTGCTGTAGCATTTATTGAGAAAAATTATTCAGAAAAGCTTAAGCTGGAAACAATAGCTAAATCTTCTTTTTTCTCCCCTTTCCATTTCCACCGTATTTTTCAAGCAGTAACTGGCTATACACCCAGGGAATACCAAGAAAAAATCAGGCTTGAAAGAGCGGCGCATCTGCTTCATGTTTCCGAAATTCCTATAGGAGATATTTCTTTTGAAGTTGGTTATGAGAATCCAGAGACTTTTATTCGAAGATTTAAATCAAGTTTTGGATTGAGTCCTGATAAATTTCGAAAGAAGAAAAATATTTCCAAGCTTCTTGAAGCAAAGAAAACTGATAGCAAACGAATGGCTATCGCTCAAGAGAAACTTTCATCTCCACAGGTTGTGAGAATTGAGAAATCAATTCCCATAATAAGCATGAGACATACAAGTTCGGTCGACAAAATCGGAAAGACATGGAAAGAATTTGTCAAACTAATAAATAAAAAAAGAAAAATTTCAAAGGAAGATAATTTTTATGGAATTATATTGAATAATCCAGATATCACTGATGATGAAAGTTTCTTATTAGATGCGTGTTATGAGTTCCCGATTGATAGCAGAGATTTATTTCAAAGCTTTATAAATAAATATATTGAAGCCGGAAATTATTTAAAATTTCGATATTCCAGTGAATTTAAATATTTAGATGTCGTTTATCCATTGATATACGATGGAATTCTTAAGGCTGATCGCTATAGATTGGTAGATGGAATGATTTTTGAGAAATACATTCAAAGTCCAATTTTTTATAGAGAAAAAGACTGTATCACGGACATTTTTATTCCGATTGAAAATCTTTAA
- a CDS encoding polysaccharide biosynthesis protein: MMSNFSRRYLVFPFDFVFMVVSFFLAHWIRYENFSFLEDRNLFFTSLVIVVSVRSVIFLLSGIYRSIWSYASIHDLVEIIKTTLLSSLVSTTMLLFYNRFSQLSRMVPILDTLLLLSFLCIRSFSWRMIRDEIFKANRNTAGTKPVILVGAGKLGATFLGEIRRHKELNFQPVGFIDEDQGKIGGHIQGVPILGNLDVLEDAIRSNSVQQVIITMSHPDGKFVTQVVKICDKCQVPFKILPGLGELLLDAPKIKQLREVEVEDLLGRSTVKLEVENIQSYLKGKRILITGAGGSIGSELCRQVMYFEPETLILLDAAETPLYEIEYEMRNRFTNKTKIHPVVADVKNLSRLSHVFEVHQPQVVFHSAAYKHVPMMEINSSEAVLNNVMGTKNLADVSRLTGVERFVLISTDKAVNPVNIMGVSKRVAELYLQHISVNSRTKFITVRFGNVLGSNGSVIPRFREQIKRGGPVTVTHPDIIRYFMTISEASQLVLQAGSMGEHGEIFILDMGEPVRISNLAEEMIRLSGYTPNKDIKIEYTGLRPGEKLFEELMLDQEGIKKTHHPKIRIAAPLQSYNLLLFQNKLNTMFSMAKANKDAEIYKLFQELVPEYVVHNDYIQTTRKIPL, from the coding sequence ATTATGAGTAATTTCAGTAGAAGATATTTAGTTTTCCCATTTGATTTTGTCTTTATGGTCGTATCTTTTTTCCTCGCCCATTGGATCCGATACGAAAATTTTTCTTTTTTGGAGGATAGAAATTTATTTTTTACTTCACTCGTAATTGTTGTTAGCGTTCGCTCTGTCATTTTTCTACTCTCCGGGATCTACCGGTCAATCTGGTCTTATGCATCCATTCATGACTTAGTCGAAATCATCAAGACTACCCTTCTCTCTTCTTTGGTATCGACGACCATGCTGCTCTTCTACAATAGATTTTCACAGCTTTCCAGAATGGTTCCGATTCTAGACACATTATTATTGTTAAGTTTTCTCTGCATTCGTTCTTTTTCTTGGAGAATGATTCGAGATGAGATTTTCAAGGCGAATCGAAATACTGCAGGAACAAAGCCTGTAATTTTGGTCGGTGCAGGCAAACTTGGCGCAACCTTCTTGGGCGAGATCCGTCGACATAAAGAATTGAATTTTCAGCCAGTCGGTTTCATCGATGAAGACCAAGGCAAAATTGGAGGTCATATACAAGGAGTTCCAATTCTCGGAAATTTAGATGTTCTAGAAGATGCGATTCGGTCAAATTCCGTCCAGCAAGTCATTATCACAATGTCACATCCTGACGGAAAATTTGTTACGCAGGTTGTAAAAATCTGTGATAAATGCCAAGTTCCCTTTAAAATATTACCTGGGTTAGGTGAACTCCTGTTGGATGCACCTAAAATCAAGCAGCTTAGAGAAGTTGAAGTGGAAGATTTACTGGGGAGATCTACTGTAAAATTAGAAGTTGAGAATATTCAATCTTACTTAAAAGGAAAGCGTATCCTCATTACGGGTGCCGGCGGATCGATTGGAAGTGAGTTGTGTCGTCAAGTCATGTATTTCGAGCCCGAAACATTGATTCTTCTGGATGCAGCTGAGACTCCGCTCTATGAAATCGAATATGAAATGCGCAATCGATTTACAAACAAGACTAAGATCCATCCGGTTGTTGCTGATGTAAAAAATTTATCAAGACTATCACATGTATTTGAAGTCCACCAACCTCAAGTTGTTTTTCATTCGGCCGCTTACAAGCATGTCCCGATGATGGAGATCAATTCCAGTGAAGCTGTGTTGAATAATGTTATGGGAACCAAAAACCTGGCGGACGTTTCTCGGCTAACGGGAGTTGAACGATTTGTTCTTATCTCGACAGACAAAGCAGTCAACCCTGTCAATATAATGGGTGTATCCAAAAGGGTAGCCGAATTGTATTTGCAACATATTTCTGTTAACTCAAGAACAAAATTTATAACAGTAAGGTTTGGGAATGTTTTGGGATCTAATGGTTCTGTTATCCCGAGGTTTAGAGAGCAGATCAAACGTGGTGGACCGGTCACTGTCACTCATCCAGATATCATTCGCTATTTTATGACAATTTCAGAAGCAAGCCAATTGGTTTTGCAGGCTGGTTCCATGGGTGAGCATGGAGAGATTTTTATTTTGGATATGGGAGAACCTGTAAGAATATCCAATCTTGCAGAAGAGATGATTCGGCTCTCTGGCTACACTCCAAACAAAGACATTAAGATTGAATATACTGGTCTTAGACCAGGTGAGAAGCTATTCGAAGAATTGATGCTTGATCAAGAAGGAATCAAGAAAACCCACCATCCGAAAATCAGAATTGCAGCGCCACTCCAATCATACAACCTTCTTTTGTTCCAGAATAAATTGAATACAATGTTTAGCATGGCAAAAGCAAACAAAGATGCAGAAATATATAAACTATTTCAAGAATTGGTTCCAGAATATGTTGTACACAATGATTATATTCAGACCACAAGAAAAATACCATTATAA
- a CDS encoding NAD(P)-dependent alcohol dehydrogenase, with the protein MKVIICEKYGPPEVLKITEIPKPNPKSDELLVRIKATAVNSGDVRVRGLAVSGFMKLIMLLVLGFNKPSKSILGTVFSGVVEEVGNNVHKFKIGDEVFGMSGFQFGTYAEYICIKQDSTVCLKPINGSFEEAASIVFGGSSAYYFLKKAGIDISPKKVLIYGATGSVGIAAVQMAKYYNADITAVCSEAGFDLIKSLGIKNILNYNNDFIEQLFQTGEKFDIVFDAVGKISKRDCAKILSANSKFITVGGLDVADETLQQMEFLKKLFEEGFIKPVIDKIFSLDEIVEAHRYVDSGRKKGNVVLRINNNE; encoded by the coding sequence ATGAAAGTGATAATCTGCGAAAAATATGGACCTCCAGAAGTATTGAAAATTACAGAGATCCCGAAGCCAAATCCCAAGTCCGATGAACTACTTGTCAGAATCAAGGCAACAGCCGTCAATTCTGGTGATGTGCGAGTAAGAGGACTCGCTGTGTCCGGATTTATGAAATTGATCATGCTCCTTGTTCTAGGATTTAATAAACCTAGTAAATCTATTCTTGGAACAGTCTTCTCTGGAGTAGTTGAAGAAGTTGGAAACAATGTTCATAAGTTCAAAATCGGGGACGAAGTGTTCGGAATGAGTGGATTCCAATTTGGAACATACGCTGAATATATTTGTATTAAGCAAGATTCAACTGTATGCTTAAAACCAATAAATGGAAGCTTTGAAGAGGCTGCTTCGATTGTATTCGGAGGTTCGAGTGCATACTATTTTCTCAAGAAGGCAGGTATCGATATTTCTCCAAAGAAAGTCTTGATCTATGGGGCAACAGGCTCCGTCGGAATTGCGGCAGTGCAAATGGCAAAATACTACAATGCAGATATCACAGCCGTTTGCAGTGAAGCTGGTTTTGATTTAATTAAATCTTTAGGAATAAAAAATATATTAAATTATAACAACGACTTCATTGAACAGCTCTTTCAAACAGGAGAAAAATTCGATATTGTTTTCGATGCAGTTGGAAAGATATCAAAAAGAGATTGCGCAAAAATTCTATCAGCAAATTCAAAATTCATAACCGTCGGCGGATTGGATGTTGCAGATGAAACTTTACAGCAAATGGAATTCCTTAAGAAACTCTTTGAGGAAGGTTTCATCAAACCTGTGATAGATAAAATATTTAGTTTAGATGAAATTGTAGAAGCACATAGATACGTCGATTCCGGAAGAAAGAAAGGAAATGTTGTCTTGAGAATTAATAATAATGAATAA
- a CDS encoding bile acid:sodium symporter, whose product MLMQIVLIIVSFSSMYALGLSFHFQEIKSIFRFWKSTLGILLYNFAVLPGITFWILNYSDFDPEISIGIFLAAAAPGGASAAIFVLRAKGNPAFGGLLIILLNLFSTVITPILFALYSGIELSAGYSVAKKLLIVSFLIQGLPLIVGIWNRAKFLSLSRRLLPIAVKVSNFSLAIAIGILVVYYYDELFSFGWIVWSVILIVIFISIISGLFFYNLDTSWKASISVVTSVRSLSLALLLSEIQLKSPTTLLVILVYGFLMYLLTELSARIWVQTAHKNT is encoded by the coding sequence ATGTTGATGCAAATCGTTCTCATTATTGTGAGTTTTTCATCCATGTATGCACTTGGATTGAGTTTTCATTTTCAAGAAATAAAATCAATATTTCGATTTTGGAAATCGACTCTTGGAATCCTACTGTACAATTTTGCAGTTCTTCCAGGAATAACCTTTTGGATATTGAACTATTCAGATTTCGATCCAGAAATTTCTATAGGGATTTTCCTTGCGGCAGCAGCACCAGGTGGTGCGTCTGCGGCGATATTTGTACTGCGAGCAAAAGGAAACCCAGCATTCGGCGGATTGCTCATCATCTTATTGAATCTATTCAGTACAGTCATAACACCAATTCTCTTTGCCTTGTATTCGGGTATTGAATTATCTGCTGGCTATTCTGTCGCAAAGAAGTTACTCATTGTTAGCTTTTTAATTCAAGGCCTTCCTTTGATTGTTGGAATATGGAATCGAGCGAAATTTTTATCTCTATCAAGGAGATTGTTACCAATAGCGGTTAAAGTAAGTAATTTTTCCTTAGCTATTGCAATAGGAATTTTGGTTGTTTATTATTATGATGAGCTGTTTAGTTTCGGATGGATTGTTTGGTCGGTAATCCTAATCGTAATTTTTATTTCTATCATCAGCGGATTATTCTTTTACAATCTTGATACAAGTTGGAAAGCTTCAATCTCAGTAGTGACTTCTGTTCGAAGTTTGTCACTTGCATTATTGCTGTCTGAGATCCAACTCAAAAGTCCAACCACCCTTCTTGTGATTTTGGTTTATGGATTCTTGATGTATCTTCTTACAGAATTGTCAGCTAGAATTTGGGTTCAAACTGCTCATAAAAATACATAG
- a CDS encoding NCS2 family permease, translated as MRPKIFVSGDIDGFFGLMIDNLIQLLVIIALCVWLCGFPIAFITSVVMPGIAVSLLIGNLFYAWLSYRLGIREGRDDVTALPYGINTVSLFAFIFFILFPVYKETGDYVAAWKAGILASFLSGLIEVGGSFVAGWIRRSTPRAALLSSLAGIAITFISMDFLLRTFQNPLVGFIPFGIILVQYFANVKFPLMIPGGLLAVIVGTGLAWLSGIWGTPLMQMEQVSLATATIGFEFPKIYISELFSVLEPSYLSAYFAVILPMGIFNVIGSLQNLESADAAGDSYDTKSSLLVNGIGTIAGSLFGSPFPTTIYIGHPGWKGLGAKIGYSVLNGAFITVLSLFGLIGLISALIPIEAGMAIVLWIGIVIGAQAFQSVPKNHAPAVVVGLFPALAGWAVLMVQSVFIYADNQLQTILSQSGVSGVHNLWMSNVSMSQPILPYALDGVLSLSQGFLLTAMVWASITVFIIDRQFKKASIWCLAGGVLSLVGIIHAYTLSGNAILTEFRLYYDSKFTIAYILLAVLMFIASYFKLSPRKE; from the coding sequence ATGAGACCTAAGATCTTCGTCAGTGGAGATATCGATGGTTTTTTTGGATTGATGATTGACAATCTCATTCAATTGCTCGTCATCATCGCTCTCTGTGTATGGTTGTGTGGGTTTCCAATCGCTTTTATCACATCAGTTGTAATGCCCGGTATCGCAGTCTCACTGTTAATTGGTAATTTATTCTATGCATGGCTTTCGTATAGACTTGGCATAAGAGAGGGTCGAGACGATGTGACTGCCCTTCCCTATGGAATCAATACGGTATCTTTATTTGCATTTATATTTTTTATTCTCTTCCCCGTTTATAAGGAAACTGGTGATTATGTTGCGGCTTGGAAGGCAGGAATTCTAGCTAGTTTTCTTTCAGGATTGATTGAAGTAGGAGGATCCTTCGTTGCTGGATGGATACGACGTTCAACTCCGAGGGCAGCTTTACTTTCATCACTTGCTGGGATTGCGATCACTTTTATATCAATGGATTTTTTACTTCGCACATTTCAGAATCCACTAGTTGGATTTATTCCCTTCGGAATTATTTTGGTACAGTATTTTGCCAATGTCAAATTCCCACTTATGATTCCAGGTGGTCTTCTTGCGGTAATCGTCGGAACTGGACTCGCTTGGTTAAGTGGGATCTGGGGAACGCCTTTGATGCAGATGGAACAGGTTTCTCTTGCCACAGCAACAATCGGTTTTGAGTTTCCAAAAATTTATATATCAGAACTTTTCTCAGTATTAGAACCAAGCTACTTATCCGCCTATTTTGCAGTAATTCTTCCTATGGGAATTTTCAATGTGATTGGATCTCTCCAAAACCTAGAGTCAGCGGACGCTGCTGGAGATTCCTATGATACCAAGTCATCTCTGCTAGTGAATGGGATTGGAACGATTGCAGGTTCCTTGTTTGGCTCTCCTTTCCCAACGACGATTTACATTGGACATCCAGGATGGAAAGGTCTCGGAGCAAAAATCGGTTATTCTGTGTTAAATGGAGCCTTCATCACAGTACTATCTCTATTTGGTCTTATTGGACTTATCTCAGCTTTGATTCCGATTGAAGCTGGTATGGCTATTGTTCTATGGATCGGAATTGTGATCGGAGCTCAAGCGTTTCAATCGGTTCCAAAAAATCATGCGCCTGCTGTTGTTGTAGGATTGTTTCCCGCACTCGCTGGTTGGGCTGTGCTAATGGTACAAAGTGTTTTCATTTATGCAGATAATCAATTGCAGACAATTTTGTCCCAATCAGGAGTGAGTGGAGTTCATAATCTCTGGATGTCCAATGTGTCTATGTCGCAGCCGATTCTTCCCTATGCTTTAGATGGAGTATTGTCTTTGTCTCAAGGATTCCTTCTTACCGCTATGGTATGGGCATCTATTACAGTTTTTATTATCGATAGGCAATTCAAAAAAGCGTCAATTTGGTGTTTGGCGGGTGGAGTGTTGAGTCTCGTTGGTATCATCCATGCATATACGCTTTCTGGGAATGCAATTTTAACTGAATTTCGATTGTACTATGATTCAAAATTTACGATCGCATATATTCTGCTTGCTGTTCTAATGTTTATTGCATCTTATTTTAAATTGAGTCCACGAAAAGAATGA